One window from the genome of Hippopotamus amphibius kiboko isolate mHipAmp2 chromosome 13, mHipAmp2.hap2, whole genome shotgun sequence encodes:
- the FEZF2 gene encoding fez family zinc finger protein 2 has translation MASSASLETMVPPACPRAGASPATSKTLAFSIERIMAKTSEPRAPFEPRPGALEADGGQGKKLLNLCSPLPCMIPLQPLGYEVPSKTLLSYSELWKSSLRAGGGGGGGGGGGGGGGGGGAPVCGASGLCKTNCGVCCKAELGLAPSALPAGRVIKPQVINQAVGLPASGSLYYFNYLDSAAYPPSELLGGHLFPSGLLNAQAPAALAAHPKLFLLENAKLAGLAADKFPHPAPYTHKERLPAPLEQVLKENSALTAERGGVKGHSKLPGGSADGKPKNFTCEVCGKVFNAHYNLTRHMPVHTGARPFVCKVCGKGFRQASTLCRHKIIHTQEKPHKCNQCGKAFNRSSTLNTHIRIHAGYKPFVCEFCGKGFHQKGNYKNHKLTHSGEKQYKCTICNKAFHQVYNLTFHMHTHNDKKPFTCATCGKGFCRNFDLKKHVRKLHDSVGPAAPSTKDLTRTVQS, from the exons ATGGCAAGCTCGGCTTCCCTGGAGACCATGGTGCCCCCGGCCTGCCCGCGCGCGGGAGCGTCGCCGGCCACTTCCAAGACGCTGGCCTTCTCCATCGAGCGCATCATGGCTAAGACGTCGGAGCCCCGTGCGCCCTTTGAGCCCCGGCCGGGGGCACTGGAGGCGGACGGCGGCCAGGGCAAGAAATTGCTCAACCTCTGCTCGCCGCTGCCCTGTATGATCCCCCTCCAGCCCCTAGGCTACGAGGTGCCGTCCAAGACGCTGCTCAGTTACTCTGAGCTCTGGAAAAGCAGCCtccgggcgggtggcggcggtggtggaggaggaggaggcggcggcggcggcggcggcgggggggccCCGGTGTGCGGCGCCAGCGGCTTGTGCAAAACCAACTGTGGCGTGTGCTGCAAGGCCGAGCTGGGCCTGGCGCCGTCTGCGCTACCCGCGGGCAGGGTCATCAAGCCGCAGGTCATCAACCAGGCGGTGGGGCTCCCGGCCAGCGGCTCGCTCTACTACTTCAACTACCTGGACTCTGCCGCGTACCCGCCGTCTGAGCTCCTCGGCGGCCACCTCTTCCCGTCCGGCCTCCTCAACGCACAGGCCCCCGCTGCCCTGGCTGCGCACCCCAAGCTCTTTCTGCTGGAGAATGCCAAGTTGGCCGGCCTGGCCGCGGACAAGTTTCCCCATCCAGCCCCCTATACCCATAAGGAGCGCTTGCCTGCGCCGCTGGAGCAGGTGCTGAAGGAGAACTCAGCCCTGACCGCCGAACGCGGCGGTGTCAAGGGCCACAGCAAGCTGCCCGGGGGCTCGGCGGACGGCAAGCCCAAAAACTTCACCTGCGAGGTGTGCGGCAAG GTATTTAACGCTCACTATAACCTCACCCGCCACATGCCGGTCCACACCGGAGCCAGACCGTTCGTGTGCAAAGTCTGCGGCAAAGGCTTCCGCCAGGCCAGCACGCTCTGCAGACACAAAATTATCCATACCCAG GAAAAGCCGCACAAATGCAACCAGTGCGGCAAAGCCTTCAACCGCAGCTCCACGCTCAACACACACATTCGCATCCATGCGGGCTACAAGCCCTTCGTCTGTGAATTTTGCGGCAAAGGCTTTCACCAAAAAG GGAACTACAAGAACCACAAGCTGACCCACAGCGGCGAGAAGCAGTACAAATGCACCATCTGCAACAAGGCCTTCCACCAGGTCTACAACCTGACCTTCCACATGCACACCCACAACGACAAGAAGCCTTTCACGTGCGCCACTTGCGGCAAAGGGTTTTGCAGAAACTTTGACTTAAAGAAACACGTGCGCAAACTCCACGACAGCGTGGGCCCCGCCGCGCCCTCCACAAAGGACCTGACTCGGACAGTGCAGAGCTGA